The Pyxidicoccus sp. MSG2 DNA segment CTCCCCACCCTCCGTCACCTGGGACAGGCGCAGGCGCACCGGCTCACCCGTGGCCGGCGTGAAGCGCGCGTCCACCACCGGCGCCTCCAGGCCCAGCTTCTGGCGCGCCTCCGCCGAGTCCACCGGGAAGGACAGCGCCCGCTGCTCCTTCAGCGCCGTCAGCAGGTCCGCCACCTTCACCTCGTCCGCGCGCTCCGCCACCGGCTTCACCAGCCGCCACCCCGTCCCGCCCGTGTCGCGCGCCAGCAGGTACGCGTTCGCCTTCGCCTTCACCTCGATGCTCTGGAGCGAGGGCTCCTCCAGCGGCCCGAGGAACTCCTTCGAGCGCAGCGCGAAGCTGTCCCTGTCCAGCGACCAGCGCACCGCACCCGGCGCGGCATACACCTTCGGGTCTCCCTCGCGGCGCACGTAGACGGAGCCGTCGAAGGTGTTCTCGATGCCACCGTGCAGCGTCACGGTGCGCTCCTGCGCCGGGCTGCCCATGGACGCCGTCGCCGTCACGGAGAAGACGGGCGTCTTCAGCCCGTACTTCTCCAGGTCCGCGTCGGTGGGCGCCTCGTCCACGGTGGCGGTGAACTTCGACGAGGCCAGCGTGCTCGTCATCGCCTCCACCGCCGCCATCTCCGCGCGGGCGGACACGGGGGACGTGACTCGCCACGTGCCGTCCTTCTCGCGCACCAACTCAGTGGTGCCGCTGCTCGCCTTCACCGTGAGCTTCGTGAAGACGGGCGCGGGGGAAGCCCCGCCGGCCTCTCCCTTCGCGCCGGCCTCTTGGGCGGCGAAGAGCTGCTCTGACACTTCCTTGCGCTCGGCCTCGCGCGCGTCGGGCTCCTTCACGCCGTACCACGCGTAGAGGCCCAGGCCCGCCGCGGCGGCGGTGAGGGCGAGCAGCGTCACCAGGTTCTTCTGTGTCTGCCTCACTTGTTGCGCCTCGAGAGCCAGATGGCCAGCCCCATGCCCAGGAGCGACAGGGGCAGCAGGTCCGTGGAGACGAATCGGATGCCGTCCATCGACGCCTCGTCCAGCTCCAGCGTGGACACTTCGCGGTCCGGCGGGCGGATGGTGATGCGCTGAATCTGGTTGGACGCCCAGCCCAGTGCGTTCATCACCAGGTTGCGGTTGGGCTCGTGCCCCCAGTTCGGGTCCAGGAGGAGCTCCGAGTCACCCACCACCACCAGCCGCGCCTGGTCGAAGCGCTTGTCCTGCGCGTCCTTCGTGTCGCGCGTGGCGGCCACCGCCAGCGTGAGCTGGCCCGTCTTCTCGCCGTCGGAGGGCATGGCGTTCTCCTCCGGCTTCGTCTCCACCCAGCCGTACTGAGAGGTGAGCACCAGCGGATCCACCTTCACGCCCGGGACCAGTCCGAAGCGCAGCGCGGACAGGCTGCGCGGGGTGGGGAACTCGATGTTCAGCCCGCGCGCCTTCAGCGGCTTGACGATGTCGTGCTCGCTGTAGAAGGCCGACAGCACCACGTACGGGTTGCCGCTGTTGTACTGCGCGTCCGCGGCGACGCCGTCATCCACCTGCACGCCGTACTCGGCCAGCAGCGCGTCCAGGCCGTCCTGCAGCCCCGCGTCCGCGAAGTAGAGCAGCCGCCCGCCGGTGGCGAGGTACTTCTGGAGCGCTTCCATCTCCGGCTTCGCGTACGGCGTGCGCGCCCCCGCGATGATGAGCACCGCGGCGTCCCTCGGCACCTCCGTCTTCCCCAAGAGGTTGAGCGCCTCCGGGGTGTAGCCCTCCTGCCGGAGTTGCCGCGTCAGCTCGGACAGGCTGGCGCCCGGGTCCGTGGACGGCGCCTGCTCCTTCACCAGCGGCCACTCGCCGTGGCCGGTGACGAGGTAGACCTTCTGCGTCCCCACTGCGGCCAGCTTGATGAGGGCGTTGGTCAGCTCCTGCTCGGACAGGGTGTTGAGCGTGGTGTGCGACTCGTTGGCACCCTCGCCGCGCACCAGCACCACCGTCGTCTGGCCCTCCTTGAGCTGGTACTTCGCGGCCAGGTCCGGGCTGCGGCGCGGGTCCTTGAAGGCGTACTCGAACTTCTCCGGCGCCTGCGCGTGGTAGCGCTGGAACAGCTCGTCGAGCAGGCCGTAGTTCGGGTGCGAGGGCGGGATGAAGCCGAGCGCCCGCACCTTGTCCGGCAGTCCGGCCAGGGTGGCCGTCGTCTGCGGCGCCAGCGTGTAGATCTTCTCCTTCGTCAAATCCCAGGTCTGGTTCTTCTTGTGGGCGATGTAGTTCACCGCGACCAGGCCGGCCAACGCCACCAGCGCGGTGAGCACCGTGGTGGCGAAGAAGAAGCTCGACTTGCGCGAGGCGAACTGGCCGAACTGCTGGAAGTTGGTGGCGGTGTACGCGCCAAGCAGCAACAGCCCGAGGCCCGCCTTCACGCCGGCGGCCAGGAGGCTGCCCGAGGTGACGAACAGCGTGAAGGGGCTCGACAGCAGGAGCAGGAGTCCGAAGGCCCCCATCACCTTTCCGACGTGGGTCGCTTTCATGGCGGTTCAGGCCCAGCGCTGCGCTTCCACCGTGCGGTGGGTGAGCAGCAGAGAGAAGACGATGACCGAGGCGAAGAACACGAGCGACTGCACGTCCATCACCCCCTTGAGCATGTTCTGGAGCTGCGCGTCGAAGGACAGGTACGTCAGCACCGAGCGCAGCGGCTCGTCCACCGACTG contains these protein-coding regions:
- a CDS encoding DUF4340 domain-containing protein is translated as MRQTQKNLVTLLALTAAAAGLGLYAWYGVKEPDAREAERKEVSEQLFAAQEAGAKGEAGGASPAPVFTKLTVKASSGTTELVREKDGTWRVTSPVSARAEMAAVEAMTSTLASSKFTATVDEAPTDADLEKYGLKTPVFSVTATASMGSPAQERTVTLHGGIENTFDGSVYVRREGDPKVYAAPGAVRWSLDRDSFALRSKEFLGPLEEPSLQSIEVKAKANAYLLARDTGGTGWRLVKPVAERADEVKVADLLTALKEQRALSFPVDSAEARQKLGLEAPVVDARFTPATGEPVRLRLSQVTEGGETKVYALREQGPQALLGEVPESALAVLDMGVPELKDKRVLAFRREDVKRLVFHPGGGAEPIAVARVTGADGGAGVWEVESPKKGKAQHFKVASVLGSLDTFKASAFSEAKPKSWAKFGISDASRGAVLQGADGKELARLWLGNEVKDKPGTVYARGSGPDVLEVSATWVELPTKPEDLLEAPPSPADGGPDATVSPTP
- a CDS encoding GldG family protein — its product is MKATHVGKVMGAFGLLLLLSSPFTLFVTSGSLLAAGVKAGLGLLLLGAYTATNFQQFGQFASRKSSFFFATTVLTALVALAGLVAVNYIAHKKNQTWDLTKEKIYTLAPQTTATLAGLPDKVRALGFIPPSHPNYGLLDELFQRYHAQAPEKFEYAFKDPRRSPDLAAKYQLKEGQTTVVLVRGEGANESHTTLNTLSEQELTNALIKLAAVGTQKVYLVTGHGEWPLVKEQAPSTDPGASLSELTRQLRQEGYTPEALNLLGKTEVPRDAAVLIIAGARTPYAKPEMEALQKYLATGGRLLYFADAGLQDGLDALLAEYGVQVDDGVAADAQYNSGNPYVVLSAFYSEHDIVKPLKARGLNIEFPTPRSLSALRFGLVPGVKVDPLVLTSQYGWVETKPEENAMPSDGEKTGQLTLAVAATRDTKDAQDKRFDQARLVVVGDSELLLDPNWGHEPNRNLVMNALGWASNQIQRITIRPPDREVSTLELDEASMDGIRFVSTDLLPLSLLGMGLAIWLSRRNK